A genomic segment from Triticum dicoccoides isolate Atlit2015 ecotype Zavitan chromosome 1A, WEW_v2.0, whole genome shotgun sequence encodes:
- the LOC119282597 gene encoding uncharacterized acetyltransferase At3g50280-like: MDMEEAGGAAGAVRTVSRRLVRPSIGDAPPPEDIHLTPWDLRLISVDYIQKGLLLPAPPAGGDRFVGTLASSLARALGRYYHLAGRLAVEERGDGTVNVRLRCTGEGAELVHATAPGVAVVDIAGSVYTPSSIVRALFPLNGVLGADAAVDSLPVLSAQVTELADGIFIGVSLNHSVGDGFVFWEFLNAWSEINRGGRPTSDLGEISARVHRRWFTDASPVPIPLPFSKLQHVVRRFDPPIMQECFFTFSAANVRELKARANDEMAGTATATISSLQALLAHLWRAVSRARRLPPGQETSYTLAVGCRGRVSGIPPGYMGNALVPAKASCTVGEVLGKGLGWTAWQLNRAIASFDEEAMREWLESWAREPQFRYFGSLMSGGAALITGSSPWFDMFGNDFGWGKPAAVRSGREGKMDGKATVYQGPERGGSISLEVCIAPDAMERLVADEEFMGAVTMLPAKHG; encoded by the coding sequence ATGGACATGGAAGAAGCAGGAGGCGCCGCTGGCGCCGTCCGGACCGTGTCCCGGCGACTGGTCCGGCCGTCGATCGGCgacgcgccgccgccggaggaCATCCACCTCACGCCGTGGGACCTCCGCTTGATCAGCGTCGACTACATCCAGAAGGGCCTCCTCCTGCCCGCGCCTCCCGCCGGCGGCGACCGCTTCGTCGGCACCCTCGCGTCGTCCCTGGCGCGCGCCCTGGGCAGGTACTACCACTTGGCCGGCCGTCTCGCCGTCGAGGAGCGGGGCGACGGGACCGTCAACGTCAGGCTGCGCTGCACCGGGGAGGGCGCCGAGCTCGTCCACGCGACGGCGCCCGGCGTCGCCGTCGTGGACATCGCCGGCTCGGTGTACACCCCGTCGTCGATAGTCCGGGCCTTGTTCCCGTTGAACGGGGTGCTTGGCGCAGACGCGGCCGTCGATTCGCTCCCCGTGCTATCGGCGCAGGTCACCGAGCTCGCCGACGGCATCTTCATCGGCGTGTCGCTGAACCACTCCGTCGGCGACGGCTTCGTCTTTTGGGAGTTCTTGAACGCTTGGTCGGAGATCAACCGGGGAGGAAGACCAACCAGCGACCTAGGCGAGATCTCCGCGCGGGTGCACCGGAGGTGGTTCACTGATGCCAGCCCCGTGCCGATCCCCCTGCCTTTCAGCAAGCTGCAACACGTCGTCCGGAGGTTCGATCCCCCGATTATGCAAGAGTGTTTCTTCACCTTCTCCGCCGCGAACGTCAGGGAGCTCAAGGCGAGGGCGAACGACGAGATGGCCGGCACGGCCACCGCCACCATCTCCTCCCTTCAGGCCCTGCTCGCGCACCTATGGCGGGCGGTGTCCCGAGCGCGGCGCCTCCCGCCGGGGCAGGAGACGTCCTACACCCTGGCCGTCGGATGCAGAGGGCGCGTGAGCGGCATACCGCCGGGATACATGGGCAACGCGCTAGTGCCCGCGAAGGCGAGCTGCACGGTCGGCGAGGTACTGGGCAAGGGGCTGGGCTGGACGGCGTGGCAGCTGAACCGCGCCATCGCGTCGttcgacgaggaggccatgagggagTGGCTGGAGAGCTGGGCCAGGGAGCCGCAGTTCCGGTACTTTGGGAGCCTTATGTCCGGAGGCGCGGCGCTGATCACCGGGAGCTCGCCGTGGTTTGACATGTTTGGGAACGACTTTGGGTGGGGGAAGCCGGCCGCCGTGCGTAGCGGCCGCGAGGGCAAGATGGACGGGAAGGCGACGGTGTACCAGGGGCCAGAGCGGGGAGGGAGCATATCGCTGGAGGTGTGCATCGCGCCTGACGCGATGGAgaggctcgtcgccgacgaggagtTCATGGGCGCCGTCACGATGTTGCCGGCCAAACATGGGTGA